Sequence from the Seonamhaeicola sp. ML3 genome:
TTAGCAATATAAACGTCCATACTTCTTGAAGTAAAGTAGTTATCGTCTCTCCAAATTTTGGTAAGTGCTAACTCTCTTGGCATTAAATCATTTTCGTGTAAAGCTAACAATCGTAAAAGCTCGTTTTCCTTTGGAGATAATTTCACAGGGTCTTCCCCATTAAAACTTAAGAAACGAAGTTTAGAGTTTAAGTTAAATTTACCAATCTTAAACTTAAACTGTTTACTATCTGAAATCGTCTCTGTAGCTTTGCGTTGAATGATTGCTTTTATTTTCATGAGAAGCACTTCACTATCGAAAGGCTTGTTTAAATAGTCATCGGCACCGACTTTATATCCTTTTAAAACATCCTCTTTCATCGTTTTAGCTGTCAAGAATATAATGGGTACATCGGTATTCTTTTCACGTATTTCTTTAGCCAAAGTAAAACCATCTTTATAGGGCATCATGACATCTAAAATACACAAATCGAAATCGTCTTTTTTGAACTTCTCAAAGCCTTCCATGCCATTTTTTGCATGAG
This genomic interval carries:
- a CDS encoding response regulator transcription factor translates to MEEQKKRILLVEDDPNFGTVLKDYLMMNDYDVTHAKNGMEGFEKFKKDDFDLCILDVMMPYKDGFTLAKEIREKNTDVPIIFLTAKTMKEDVLKGYKVGADDYLNKPFDSEVLLMKIKAIIQRKATETISDSKQFKFKIGKFNLNSKLRFLSFNGEDPVKLSPKENELLRLLALHENDLMPRELALTKIWRDDNYFTSRSMDVYIAKLRKYLKPDEKVEILNIHGEGFRLVINE